A stretch of the Carassius carassius chromosome 6, fCarCar2.1, whole genome shotgun sequence genome encodes the following:
- the LOC132141734 gene encoding GTPase IMAP family member 8-like: MEEKSNRAFASNQPVSDVNIMLLGSTGAGKSASGNTILSRARNPFEDDFSPEAVTKVCQSAQTEVDGQTINVIDTVGLSDTSVNITAAQTEIEKIFTRHGIDVFLLVIRLGETFTKNDSKVLKWVLDNFGTKVLNHTIALFTNGDQLHVPVEKYVNKSKTLRSVVDLCSGGFHVFNNKKEDKFQVTELLKEINKLRVQNRYRRYTEHDYKETQEALLHSKCVIGAALGGGAGAALGGLVAAAGAAGAAVASTLGSAAPSAGQAAFIGVILGAALLAVAAFAAVYLFERQKTQRYK; encoded by the exons ATGGAGGAGAAATCAAACAGAGCATTTGCAAGTAATCAGCCAG TGTCAGATGTGAACATTATGCTGTTGGGCTCGACTGGAGCAGGAAAGAGTGCGTCAGGAAACACCATCCTGAGCAGAGCCAGAAACCCGTTTGAGGATGATTTTTCTCCTGAGGCTGTGACCAAAGTCTGTCAGTCAGCACAAACCGAAGTGGATGGGCAAACAATAAATGTGATCGACACTGTAGGACTCTCTGATACATCAGTGAATATCACAGCTGCTCAAACTGAAATAGAGAAGATATTTACACGTCATGGTATTGATGTGTTTCTGCTGGTAATCAGATTGGGTGAGACGTTCACAAAGAATGACAGTAAAGTTTTGAAATGGGTCTTGGATAATTTTGGAACGAAGGTCCTAAATCACACAATAGCGCTCTTTACTAACGGAGACCAGTTGCATGTGCCAGTAGagaaatatgtgaataaaagtaaaacattGCGGTCAGTTGTTGATCTGTGTTCAGGAGGATTTCAtgtttttaacaacaaaaaagaagACAAATTCCAAGTCACTGAGCTTctgaaagaaataaataaactgagGGTTCAGAACAGATACAGGAGGTACACTGAGCACGACTATAAGGAGACTCAGGAAGCACTACTACATAGTAAATGTGTTATTGGAGCGGCTTTAGGAGGAGGAGCTGGAGCAGCTTTAGGAGGATTAGTAGCAGCAGCAGGAGCAGCAGGAGCAGCAGTGGCATCTACTCTGGGATCAGCTGCACCATCTGCAGGGCAAGCTGCATTCATAGGAGTAATACTAGGTGCAGCTCTGCTAGCAGTAGCAGCTTTTGCAGCagtgtatttatttgaaagacaAAAAACCCAAagatataaataa